A genomic segment from Streptomyces sp. NBC_00459 encodes:
- a CDS encoding YigZ family protein, translated as MPDEYRTVTRAGVHETEVNRSRFLCALAPAATEQEAQEFVAAVRKEHADATHNCFAYVIGADASVQRASDDGEPGGTAGVPMLQMLLRRDMRYVVAVVTRYYGGVKLGAGGLIRAYGGAVGEALDVLGTRTRRRFRLATVTVDHQRAGKVQNDLRSTGREVREVRYGEAVTIEIGLPDTDVEAFRAWLADATAGTAGFELGGEAYGDA; from the coding sequence ATGCCGGACGAGTACCGCACAGTGACCCGCGCGGGTGTGCACGAGACCGAGGTCAACCGCTCCCGCTTCCTGTGTGCCCTCGCCCCCGCGGCCACCGAACAGGAAGCGCAGGAGTTCGTCGCCGCCGTCCGCAAGGAGCACGCCGACGCCACCCACAACTGCTTCGCGTACGTCATCGGCGCCGACGCCTCCGTACAGAGGGCGAGCGACGACGGCGAGCCGGGCGGCACCGCCGGAGTCCCCATGCTCCAGATGCTGCTGCGCCGCGACATGAGGTACGTCGTCGCCGTCGTCACCCGCTACTACGGCGGCGTCAAACTGGGCGCGGGGGGCCTCATCCGGGCCTACGGGGGAGCGGTCGGCGAAGCCCTCGACGTGCTCGGCACCCGCACCCGCCGCCGCTTCCGGCTGGCCACGGTGACCGTCGACCACCAGCGGGCCGGAAAGGTCCAGAACGACCTGCGGTCCACCGGCCGCGAGGTGCGCGAGGTGCGCTACGGCGAGGCCGTCACGATCGAGATCGGGCTGCCGGACACCGATGTGGAGGCGTTCCGGGCATGGCTGGCGGACGCGACGGCGGGGACGGCCGGGTTCGAACTCGGGGGAGAGGCGTACGGGGACGCATAG
- a CDS encoding amino acid transporter: protein MTGVEVDGKDNAGPAGPSPSATVSVRPAPRWRAWLLEGLSEQSARHPGPHATPAEDHRGHRWWRVMCLTGVDYFSTLGYQPGIAALAAGLLSPLATLVLIALTLLGALPVYRRVARESPHGEGSIAMLERLLPWWSGKIFVLVLLGFAATDFMITITLSAADASAHVVENPFAPHWMHNGNVWITLVLVLGLGAVFLKGFKEAIGIAVVLVGAYLTLNVVVLAVSAWEVFSHPVRIGDWTDAMTAEHSSPIAMIGVALLVFPKLALGMSGFETGVAVMPQVKGDGTDTHERPEGRIRETRKLLTTAAVIMSCFLLLSSLATTILIPQSAFESGGPANGRALAYLAHEHLGEAFGTVYDVSTIAILWFAGASALAGLLNLVPRYLPRYGMAPEWTRAVRPLVLVFMAAAVFITLWFNANVDDQSGAYATGVLVLMLSASFASAVAVHKRGHRAATIGFGAITVVFAYTLVTNVIERPDGIKIAMIFILAILVTSFASRVRRAFELRAAEVTFDDTAARIIDEAAAGGPLLLIANEPQEHSTREYRAKEYSQREQTHIPDGRPVLFLEVFVRDSSDFTADLAVRGDEKHGARRLRVEGATVPNTIAAVLMQLRDRTGQVPHAYFNWTEGNPFSHLVRFLIFGHGEVAPVTREVLRRAEPDLDRRPRVHVG from the coding sequence ATGACCGGCGTCGAGGTGGATGGCAAGGACAATGCCGGGCCCGCAGGGCCGAGTCCTTCCGCGACGGTGTCCGTGCGGCCCGCGCCCCGCTGGCGGGCCTGGCTTCTGGAAGGGCTCAGCGAGCAGTCGGCCCGGCATCCGGGGCCGCACGCCACTCCGGCCGAGGACCATCGGGGCCACCGGTGGTGGCGGGTCATGTGCCTGACCGGCGTCGACTACTTCTCGACGCTCGGCTACCAGCCGGGCATCGCCGCCCTCGCGGCCGGCCTTCTCTCACCGCTCGCCACGCTCGTACTGATCGCACTGACGCTGCTGGGCGCGCTGCCGGTCTACCGCCGGGTCGCGCGGGAGAGTCCGCACGGCGAGGGGTCGATCGCCATGCTGGAGCGGTTGCTGCCCTGGTGGTCGGGGAAGATCTTCGTGCTCGTGCTGCTCGGTTTCGCGGCCACGGACTTCATGATCACGATCACTCTGTCGGCGGCGGACGCCTCCGCGCATGTCGTGGAGAATCCTTTCGCCCCGCACTGGATGCACAACGGGAACGTCTGGATCACTCTCGTCCTGGTCCTCGGGCTGGGCGCGGTGTTCCTGAAGGGCTTCAAGGAGGCCATCGGCATCGCCGTGGTGCTCGTGGGTGCCTATCTCACCCTCAACGTGGTCGTCCTCGCCGTCTCCGCCTGGGAGGTGTTCAGCCACCCCGTCAGGATCGGCGACTGGACCGACGCGATGACCGCGGAGCACTCGTCGCCGATCGCGATGATCGGGGTGGCGCTGCTCGTCTTCCCGAAGCTGGCGCTGGGCATGTCCGGCTTCGAGACCGGCGTGGCAGTGATGCCGCAGGTCAAGGGGGACGGGACGGACACGCACGAGCGGCCCGAAGGCCGGATCCGGGAGACCCGCAAGCTGCTCACCACGGCGGCCGTGATCATGAGCTGCTTCCTGCTGCTGTCCAGTCTGGCGACGACGATCCTGATCCCGCAGTCCGCCTTCGAGAGCGGCGGCCCGGCGAACGGGCGCGCACTCGCCTATCTCGCGCACGAACACCTCGGCGAGGCCTTCGGCACGGTCTACGACGTGTCGACGATCGCGATCCTCTGGTTCGCGGGCGCCTCCGCACTCGCCGGACTGCTGAACCTCGTACCGCGCTATCTGCCGCGCTACGGCATGGCGCCCGAATGGACGCGTGCCGTACGGCCGTTGGTGCTGGTGTTCATGGCGGCGGCCGTGTTCATCACGCTCTGGTTCAACGCGAACGTCGACGACCAGAGCGGCGCGTACGCGACCGGTGTGCTGGTGCTGATGCTGTCCGCGTCCTTCGCGTCGGCGGTCGCCGTGCACAAGCGCGGTCATCGGGCGGCCACGATCGGCTTCGGCGCGATCACCGTGGTGTTCGCCTACACCCTGGTCACGAACGTGATCGAGCGACCCGACGGCATCAAGATCGCGATGATCTTCATCCTGGCGATCCTCGTCACGTCGTTCGCGTCCCGGGTGCGCCGCGCCTTCGAACTGCGGGCCGCGGAAGTGACGTTCGACGATACGGCGGCCCGGATCATCGACGAGGCCGCGGCCGGCGGTCCGCTTCTCCTGATCGCGAACGAGCCCCAGGAGCACAGCACCCGGGAGTACCGCGCCAAGGAGTACAGCCAGCGCGAGCAGACCCACATCCCGGACGGCCGTCCCGTGCTGTTCCTGGAGGTGTTCGTGCGGGACTCCTCCGACTTCACGGCCGATCTCGCCGTGCGCGGCGACGAGAAGCACGGCGCTCGCCGCCTGCGCGTGGAGGGCGCGACCGTGCCGAACACCATCGCGGCGGTGCTGATGCAACTGCGCGACCGCACCGGCCAGGTCCCGCACGCCTATTTCAACTGGACCGAGGGCAACCCCTTCAGCCACCTGGTCCGCTTCCTGATCTTCGGCCATGGCGAGGTCGCCCCGGTCACCCGCGAGGTGCTCCGGCGCGCCGAACCGGACCTGGACCGCCGCCCACGCGTGCACGTGGGCTGA